The DNA sequence TGGAGGAAAAAACAATTTAACATTTTCTCCATCATTGTTTGGATTAACGCCTATATTTGCTGCAGCAATAGCACTTTCTATGATTTTTAACATAGGTTTTTCCCAAGGGGTGATGCTAATAGTTGAAGCATCGCTAGCTAAAACAGTTGCAACTTGATTTAAGGGTGTTAAACTACCGTAATAATCAACTTGAATATGATCTAATATATGAATATTAACCTTACCAGTTCTTAAGGTTGTAAAGTCTTTTTTTAAAGCTTCTAAACTTTTATCATTTTGACTTTTTTGTTTATTTAAAATTTCATTAATCATATTTTTCCTTAATTATTTACTTGCATTTGTGTCATTTTGTGGCATAGATGGAATTTTTGACAAATTGATTGTACTTGGAATACTTGCATTAGTTTCTATTTTAATTTTTTCTGCTAAAGAATCTTTTTTTGTATGATTATACAAATATCCTAAACCTATAGTATTAGCAATTAACAAAATTCCCATTATAAATGTAAATTTAGCCAAAAAATTTGCAGGTCCTTTTGCGCCAAAAAGACTTTCATTGCTTCCACTATAAGCCCCAAGACCTATGCTTGAACTTTTTTGCAATAAAACAGCTATACAAATAATGACAACAATGACGAATTGCAGGACAGTTAAAAGAGTAATCATAAGTTTTCCTAATCTTTGAAATAATTTTAACTTAAAATATTTTAGCGAAATAAAACTTGAAAAGATTTGAAATTATTGTATTTTTGCGTCATTGCGACGCAAAAATTATCTGTTAAGACTTCTTAGAATATTAAGTAAATTAATAAATAAATTTACAAAATCAAGATAAAGTGCTACAGCTCCTTCAATTGGAGTTTCATAGTTTCCACGAATAATATTTTGAGTATCATAAAGAATGTAAAATGAAAACAATATTGCAGATACTGATGAAATCACTAAGCTAAATATACTACTATGTAAGAAAATATTAATCAAAGATGCTGCAAAAACAACTAAAAAAACTATAAATAAAGCTTTACCCATCATAGTAAAATCTTTTTTCGTATTCATAGCAAAAATACTAAGACCTGCAAATGCCACAGTAGTTAAAGCAAAAGCTTGAGCTATAATAATTCCTCCTGCAGGTAAAGCAAGAACAGAAATAAGTAAAGGTGTAAGTGTTAAACCTGAACAAAAGGTAAAAGCAAAAAGTAAAATAAGATTTAATGGAGCTTCTTTTTTCTTATACATTAAAGCAAATAATAATCCTATTTCCACAAAAAAAAGAATCCAAAATGTTGCTAAAGATTCAATGAAAAATGATGCTAAAGCAAAAATTCCTACATAAGCACCTACTGTAGCAGCTAAAAGTGAAGCTGCAAAAAGTTGGTATGTTTGCTTGATAAAAATGCCAAGATCACTAGTTCTTGTATTTTCAAATTCTCTTGATTTTGAATAGTCTCTATCATAAAGACTCATATCATTCTCCTTTGATATAATTGTACAAACGAAATTATATCAGATTTGATTTAACAATTTATTTTCTTAAAATAAAATTCATATTAAGTATTTTAAAATACATTTTTTAGATTTTGTTATAATTATAAATTATCTTAATTTTATTTTCTAGGTAGTATTTATGGAAAATCTTATTAGCGGTGCAATTAAATTTATGCAGCAAGATTTTAAAGAGCATAAAGAGCTTTTTGAAAGTCTCAAAAATAAGCAAAATCCTCATACTCTTTTTATAGGATGTTCTGATTCAAGAGTAATTCCTAATTTAATCACCAATACAGGACCAGGAGAACTTTTTGTCATTCGAAATATTGCAAATATAGTACCACCTTATCGCATAGGAGAGGATTTTTTAGCAACCACTTCTGCTATAGAATATGCTTTAAATTCTTTGCATATTAAAAATATTATTGTATGCGGACATAGTAATTGCGGTGGATGTAATGCGCTTTATTATACTGATGAGGAATTAAGTAAAATTCCAAATGTAAAAAAATGGCTTATGTTGCTTGAACCTATTAAACAAGATATAAAATCGATATCAAAAAACGATACAGCTATGAGATCTTGGCTTACAGAAAAATTAAATTTAGTCAATTCTTTGCAAAATATTCTTACTTATCCTGGAGTTGAAGAAGCTTTAAATCAGGGAAAAATAGAACTTCATGCTTGGTATTATATTATCGAAACAGGCGAAATTTATGAATATAATTTTAAAGAAAAAACCTTTACTTTAATTCAAAATAGGAGATGATAATAATGAAAAAAATAATTTTAATTTTTTTAAGTTTTTTATATCTTCATGGCGATGATTTACAACTCATTGACACCAATGCAAGCGAAAATTCTGGAATTTATGGTTTAATTCAAAAATATATTGGAATTGAACATCAAATTAGAGAATTTAGAAAAAATAACGATGAAAATTCAAGTTCTTATAGTGGAATTTTAAAAGAATTTGAAAGGGATAAAAAAACTATATTATCTGAAATACCTGATATGATAGTCGAACAAAAAATTGATGAAAAGGCTATAGAAAATTTCTTAAAAAGAAAACAAGAATTATTGAAATTGCAGCAAAGAAGTTTAAATAAACCCTTTATTTATGTAGACACAACCTTAAATCTTACCTATTTTAATATGGTTGAGAGTTTTTTTTCGTCTTTGTTTGAGTTAGAAAAACTTTTTAAAAATGCAGCTGATAGTGAAAGCATAGTATCTGCAGTTGATAAAGCAATGGAGGATTTGCAGAACTTAATTAATATTGATTTGGATGAATATAAAAATAAAATTACAAATCCAAAAGAGCTTGAAAAAATTGCCACTAAAGAAGCAATGATCAACAATACCTTTAATGCTTATGTGGAAATTTTAAAATATTTACGCTCCAATGCTCATTTATTAGAAAGCAATTATCTTTTCTCTCTTTTAGGGCTTCAAATTTGGATTGATAAAATCAATGCCTTTGTCAATATTGATTTTTTAAATGTCGGAAAAATAAGTATTTCTATTTTAGTTTTGATTTTTTTTATTTCCCTAAGACGCTTTTTTTCCAATATAGTTTATTTTTTTCTTGTGCGCTTAATTTATCGTAATAAAAAAGAAGCTGATGATATTAAAGTTATTTTTATTGGAAATATTAAAAAGCCAGTAGGTATTTTACTCATTTGCTATGCTTTCTCGCTTTGCCTTACTATAGCGTTTTATCCTGCGCCTTTAAATATAGGCCTGAGTAATCTTTTTAATATAATTTACGCTGTTTTAATAGCTTGGCTTATTTTAAAAATTCTTGATGGTTATGGTGTGGTTTTAGTATCCAAACTAGCTAAGAAAAGTGAGAAAAAAGAAGTAGTTAATTTAGTCATTAAAATTTTATATTTTATTATTATTATTATAGCTTTACTTTATATTTTGGCTCAACTTGGTTTTAATATCTCAGCTATCATTGCTTCTTTAGGGATTGGTGGTTTAGCTGTTGCTTTGGCAGCTAAAGATATTATTGCTAATTTTTTTGCATCAATTTTATTATTATTTGATAATAGTTTTAATCAAGGAGATTGGGTTGAGGTTTCAGGTATAGAGGGAACTGTTGTTGAAATAGGACTTAGAAAAACAACCATAAGAACTTTTGATAATTGCTTAGTTTTCTTACCTAATTCAACCATTATGGGTGCTAATATTAAAAACTGGAGCAAACGTCGTATGGGACGTCATATAAAAATGTATCTTGGAGTAGGATATGATGCTACCCCTGAAAAATTAGATAATTGCATTAAAGATTTAAAAGAGCTTTTAAATTCAAGTCCATTAGTAGCTCACGAAGATGATGGTGCTTTAAAATATGGAGATCATACAACAAAATACCGCCAAAATTTAGTATCAATTAATGATCTTGAAGGTTATAAAAATGCTTGCTATGTAGGTTTAAGTGAATTTGCAGACAGTAGTATTAATATAGAATTATACTTTTATACCAAATCCATCCATTCAAAAGAATTTAGAGAAGCTAAACAAGAATTAATGCTTGAATTTATGCGTATTATTGAAAGAAATGGTTTAACTTTTGCCTTCCCAAGTCGTAGTATTTATATAGAAAATTTACCTCCACTTAATTTAAAACCATAAGAATAGCACTTGCTATTCTTATACTGGCATAACGCGAATATTTGAACTTAATTCCTCTTGTAAAATATTTTCAATAGCATATAAAGTAGCGCCACTTCCGCTAGAGCAACTACTACAGGCACCCAAATAGCGAATATAAACATCAATAGCGCCACCTTCAGCCTTTTGTATATCAATTACCTCTAAATCACCTCCATCATTATGAAGCATAGGGCGAATTTCTGTATCTAAAACGTTTTCTACTGCTTTTAACTGACCCACTAAAGTCATTTCATCGAAAGCAACGTCGTTTTTTGTTGCATTTTTTAATTTTTCTCTATCCATTTCAGCTCTTGTTTCAGCTAAAATATCTACAAGATAATGATCTCTTTTTTCATGTCCACCTGGTTTTACACAAGATTTACAAAAAGCACCAGCTTTGGTATATTGAGTGATTTCTTCAACTGTGTGTAAATCATTAAGTTTAATAACATCTTTAATGGTTCCAAGGCTTACCCTAGCGCACTCACAAACTATAATTTGATCTTCAAAATCTTCAGGATCAATTCCTTTATAGTGAGCAGCAGCTTGTTTAATAACATCATAAGCCATAACCGAACAATGCATTTTTTGAGGTGGTACAGCTGGAGTTTCTGGATTATCACGCATGGCAAATTCTACATCTAAATTTGTAATCTTTACTGCTTCATCTACGGTTTTTCCTATACAAAGATCCACCATAGTATCGCTACTTGCTATAGCAGTTCCACAACCAAAACTTTTAAATTTTGCATCGATAATTTTATCTGTTTTTTCATCAACCAGCCAAAAAAGTCTTACCGCATCTCCACAACTTTCTGCTCCAAAATCAGCCACAATAAGTTTTGCATTACGTTTTTTAGCATCTTCTTCACTGAATTCTCCCATATGTTGAGGGTTATTCATTCTATCTTGAACTTTTTGAGAATACTCATCCCAAATCGATCCTCCAATTAAACTATTCTTTCCCATTTTTTATCCTTTTTATTTATAATTATTTGGATTGTAAGCATAAGTACAAGAAATTTTTCTTAATCTTTGTGTTGCATTTTTTATTTGTTCTGCAGCATAATCAATTTCTTCTTCTGTATTAAATCTTGATAAAGAAAGTCTTAATGCTGTATGTGCTAAATCATGCTCTGCGCCGATTGCTTCCATAATAGGATTACTTTCAAGTGCTTCGCTAGCACATGCTGAACCCGTACTTGCTGCTATGCCATTTTTATTTAAATCCCAAAGCATAGCTTCACCTTCAACACCTTTTATACTTGCTAAAATAGTATTTGGAACTCTATGTTCTCTTCTTCCAACCACGGTTGTATCAGGCAAAGCTAAAATTTTATCTTCTAATTTATCTCTTAAACGACGTATATGAGAATCTTCAAAATCAAGCATAGTATTAGCTATGCGTAAAGCTTCTCCCATAGCTATTATATAAGGTACATTTAAAGTCCCACTTCTTCTACCACCCATGTGTTCTCCACCATGTAATAATGGAGTAAGTTTAAGTCCTTTTTTAATAAACAATCCACCAATACCTTTTGGTCCATGAAATTTATGCGCTGAAAAGGATGCGAAATCAACGCCAACATCTCTTAAATTAACCTTGATTTTACCTACTGCTTGTGTTGCATCTGTATGAAAAAGGGCTCCAAATTCATGAGAAAGTTCAGCCATAGCTTTGATGTCAAAGATCATACCTGTTTCATTATTAGCCCACATAACGCTAACTAGTGCAGTTTTATCAGAAATTACCTTACGTAAATCTTCTACAGTAGAAACACCCTCTTCATTTACCGGAAGCTCTATAACCTTAACGCCAAGACTTTTTAAAAAATATGCTGCTGCGGTTACAGCTGGGTGCTCTACGCTAGAAATAATCACTTCATTACGTTCTTTGTTTAAAATATGATCAAAATATACACCTTTTAAGACCCAATTGATACTTTCAGTTGCACAAGATGTGATAACTATATCATCTAAATCATTAGCACCAAGTCCTATATAAAGCTTATCTAAAGCTTCTTTTAAGGCTGGATGCGTTGTACTTCCCCACTGATGAAGACTATTTGGATTACCATACATTTCTTTGAAAAATGGCAACATAAGCTCATAAGCATTAGGATCAATCATTGTTGTTGCATTATTATCTAAATAAACTTTCACTTTTTCATCCTTAATAAAATTATATCCATTTTTCATTTAGGATATTTTTTATCCTGTTAATCACATAGCAGATAATAACAGAAATTTATTAATTTTAGTTTAAATACTAAAAATTAAATTATAAATTAAGAAAAATAAAAAAATATTAAATTAAATTTTTTAATTTTTTTTCATAGTATTTTGTTATTTTAGAATCTTCTTTTGAGGTATGATTTATAATAAAATCCCTCACTACTAAATCCAACTTTTCAGTTAAAACGTGGATTGTTCTTGCCTCTCTTACGATTATTTCTTCAATTTCAAAAATAATACTTCGGTGAATTTTCATATGCTCTTTAATAAAAGGATAATTAATTTCTCTCATAAAAGCTTCTTCATCCGAAAAATGCCGATTTAGCATAACAAGCAATTCTTTTAAAACTTCTTTTAATTCTTTAGAATTAATATGTCGATGATTCATTAAAGAAAGTTTAATAGAAATTTCAAAAATATCTTGATGTTGAGAATCTAAAAGCTCATTATTCATAGAAACAATTTTTTGGTTAGAAATCATAATTTAAACTTTCATTTACTGATAATTTTAAATTATTGTTTAAAATTTAGATTATAATTTTTAAATACTTAAATTCATATTATTTTTTATATTTACATCATAACAGACATATAAGAGTTAAGTATTTTATTTAAATTCGCTTGCTTTTGGCGACGATCTAGAAAATGATCTATAGAGCTAGAGCGCGTAAAATTTGCTTTATCTATTCTGGATACATCTTCGCTTTGTTTTTTATACTCATTTTTTAAATCATTAAAATCATTTTTTATTTGATCAGTATAAATTTGAAAAATTGAACTAGAATTAGCAAATTCTTTCAAATCCATATCTTTTTGATAATTAATATATTGTTGAAAAAAAACAGAAAGCTTATCTTTAGAAATAGTTTTTTTATTGACCCCATTAACATAAAGATATAAATCAAAACTCATTTTTTCTTCATTATTTTTTTTAATATAATCTTCAATATCCATTTTTCCATCAAGAATTTTTTGCAAATTTTGACGAGAGGTAATATCTAAGTTAACTGGTTTCATAAAAAAGTTAAATTCATTCTCATTTTGAGTCTTAATATCTTGATAAATAAAATTCATTAAAAGTCCTGATTTTGAGACCTCTGAATTTTTTGTTAAATAAGGTTTTAAAATTTCATTAGAAGAAGTATTATTTAAGGTTTTATCAAAATGAAAACTAATAACTTTATTATCAAGCATTAAGGTATTAAGATGAAGATTTTTATCTAATGCAGAATTTAACTCTTCTTGATTATTATAAATTCTTGTAATTTTGCCTAAAAATTCTCCATTTTCCGTGGAAAAACCTGCTGAAAGTTTTGAAATGCTATTGCGACTTAAATTGATATTATCATCTCCTATAAATTCATTATTAATT is a window from the Campylobacter sp. RM10537 genome containing:
- a CDS encoding iron-sulfur cluster assembly scaffold protein, yielding MGKNSLIGGSIWDEYSQKVQDRMNNPQHMGEFSEEDAKKRNAKLIVADFGAESCGDAVRLFWLVDEKTDKIIDAKFKSFGCGTAIASSDTMVDLCIGKTVDEAVKITNLDVEFAMRDNPETPAVPPQKMHCSVMAYDVIKQAAAHYKGIDPEDFEDQIIVCECARVSLGTIKDVIKLNDLHTVEEITQYTKAGAFCKSCVKPGGHEKRDHYLVDILAETRAEMDREKLKNATKNDVAFDEMTLVGQLKAVENVLDTEIRPMLHNDGGDLEVIDIQKAEGGAIDVYIRYLGACSSCSSGSGATLYAIENILQEELSSNIRVMPV
- a CDS encoding hemerythrin domain-containing protein — translated: MISNQKIVSMNNELLDSQHQDIFEISIKLSLMNHRHINSKELKEVLKELLVMLNRHFSDEEAFMREINYPFIKEHMKIHRSIIFEIEEIIVREARTIHVLTEKLDLVVRDFIINHTSKEDSKITKYYEKKLKNLI
- the frr gene encoding ribosome recycling factor: MINEILNKQKSQNDKSLEALKKDFTTLRTGKVNIHILDHIQVDYYGSLTPLNQVATVLASDASTISITPWEKPMLKIIESAIAAANIGVNPNNDGENVKLFFPPMTREQREENVKQAKAMGEKAKVSIRNHRKDANDSIKKLEKDKAISEDEAKKAYDEVQKITDSYTSKIDESVKNKETELLKV
- a CDS encoding mechanosensitive ion channel family protein yields the protein MKKIILIFLSFLYLHGDDLQLIDTNASENSGIYGLIQKYIGIEHQIREFRKNNDENSSSYSGILKEFERDKKTILSEIPDMIVEQKIDEKAIENFLKRKQELLKLQQRSLNKPFIYVDTTLNLTYFNMVESFFSSLFELEKLFKNAADSESIVSAVDKAMEDLQNLINIDLDEYKNKITNPKELEKIATKEAMINNTFNAYVEILKYLRSNAHLLESNYLFSLLGLQIWIDKINAFVNIDFLNVGKISISILVLIFFISLRRFFSNIVYFFLVRLIYRNKKEADDIKVIFIGNIKKPVGILLICYAFSLCLTIAFYPAPLNIGLSNLFNIIYAVLIAWLILKILDGYGVVLVSKLAKKSEKKEVVNLVIKILYFIIIIIALLYILAQLGFNISAIIASLGIGGLAVALAAKDIIANFFASILLLFDNSFNQGDWVEVSGIEGTVVEIGLRKTTIRTFDNCLVFLPNSTIMGANIKNWSKRRMGRHIKMYLGVGYDATPEKLDNCIKDLKELLNSSPLVAHEDDGALKYGDHTTKYRQNLVSINDLEGYKNACYVGLSEFADSSINIELYFYTKSIHSKEFREAKQELMLEFMRIIERNGLTFAFPSRSIYIENLPPLNLKP
- a CDS encoding NifS family cysteine desulfurase, with product MKVYLDNNATTMIDPNAYELMLPFFKEMYGNPNSLHQWGSTTHPALKEALDKLYIGLGANDLDDIVITSCATESINWVLKGVYFDHILNKERNEVIISSVEHPAVTAAAYFLKSLGVKVIELPVNEEGVSTVEDLRKVISDKTALVSVMWANNETGMIFDIKAMAELSHEFGALFHTDATQAVGKIKVNLRDVGVDFASFSAHKFHGPKGIGGLFIKKGLKLTPLLHGGEHMGGRRSGTLNVPYIIAMGEALRIANTMLDFEDSHIRRLRDKLEDKILALPDTTVVGRREHRVPNTILASIKGVEGEAMLWDLNKNGIAASTGSACASEALESNPIMEAIGAEHDLAHTALRLSLSRFNTEEEIDYAAEQIKNATQRLRKISCTYAYNPNNYK
- a CDS encoding carbonic anhydrase — protein: MENLISGAIKFMQQDFKEHKELFESLKNKQNPHTLFIGCSDSRVIPNLITNTGPGELFVIRNIANIVPPYRIGEDFLATTSAIEYALNSLHIKNIIVCGHSNCGGCNALYYTDEELSKIPNVKKWLMLLEPIKQDIKSISKNDTAMRSWLTEKLNLVNSLQNILTYPGVEEALNQGKIELHAWYYIIETGEIYEYNFKEKTFTLIQNRR
- the secG gene encoding preprotein translocase subunit SecG; this translates as MITLLTVLQFVIVVIICIAVLLQKSSSIGLGAYSGSNESLFGAKGPANFLAKFTFIMGILLIANTIGLGYLYNHTKKDSLAEKIKIETNASIPSTINLSKIPSMPQNDTNASK
- a CDS encoding Bax inhibitor-1/YccA family protein, yielding MSLYDRDYSKSREFENTRTSDLGIFIKQTYQLFAASLLAATVGAYVGIFALASFFIESLATFWILFFVEIGLLFALMYKKKEAPLNLILLFAFTFCSGLTLTPLLISVLALPAGGIIIAQAFALTTVAFAGLSIFAMNTKKDFTMMGKALFIVFLVVFAASLINIFLHSSIFSLVISSVSAILFSFYILYDTQNIIRGNYETPIEGAVALYLDFVNLFINLLNILRSLNR